One window of Nostoc sp. C052 genomic DNA carries:
- a CDS encoding hybrid sensor histidine kinase/response regulator: MEKLTIHILLVEDSASDAHLLRRIFLHTDQEKWQMLHVERLSEAIDASRENSASTLNNSQIVSRRQRRFDLVLLDLSLPDSIGLETLKEYRAAVPDIPVVVLTGLDDEDLAMQALAEGAQDYLVKDQITIQRLVRAIRYAIERSEILNQLRESEERTRQALAKEQELNELKSNFVAMVSHEFRTPMTTIRTAVDILEYNSDKLTDERRTKYFDRIQNAINQMLHLLNEILFLSKTEAAKLEYKPTLLNLENFCSELTDILQINAGSQHSIIFTCQGKSTQAQMDEDLLNCILTNLISNAIKYSPQHSTIWFDLICQDRLATFQVKDRGMGIPLKDQARLFQTFYRASNVGVIQGTGLGLTIVKKCVELHGGHIQLESEQGVGTTVIVTLPLE, from the coding sequence ATGGAAAAGCTCACAATTCACATTCTATTAGTAGAAGATAGTGCCAGTGATGCCCATCTGCTACGTCGGATATTTTTACATACAGATCAAGAAAAATGGCAGATGTTACATGTTGAACGGCTATCTGAGGCAATAGATGCTAGCAGAGAAAATTCCGCATCCACCCTTAATAATTCTCAGATAGTGAGTCGAAGACAACGCAGATTCGACCTAGTTTTGTTAGACCTCAGCCTCCCAGACTCTATTGGATTGGAAACGTTGAAAGAATATCGGGCAGCAGTACCCGATATTCCAGTAGTGGTGTTAACAGGTCTTGATGATGAAGACTTAGCAATGCAAGCATTAGCAGAAGGCGCACAAGACTATCTCGTTAAAGATCAAATCACTATACAAAGGCTAGTACGTGCTATTCGCTATGCCATTGAAAGGAGCGAAATTCTTAACCAACTACGGGAAAGTGAAGAACGCACCCGTCAAGCCCTAGCAAAGGAACAGGAACTCAACGAGTTAAAGTCCAACTTTGTCGCAATGGTTTCTCATGAGTTTCGCACCCCTATGACTACAATTCGGACGGCTGTAGATATCCTGGAATATAACAGTGATAAACTAACTGATGAACGGAGAACTAAATATTTTGATCGTATACAAAATGCTATAAACCAAATGCTTCATCTCTTAAATGAGATATTGTTTTTGAGTAAAACAGAAGCGGCAAAACTCGAATACAAACCTACACTTTTAAATTTAGAAAATTTTTGCAGCGAACTCACAGATATTCTTCAAATTAATGCAGGTAGTCAGCACAGTATTATCTTTACTTGTCAAGGAAAATCAACCCAAGCCCAAATGGATGAAGACCTACTAAATTGTATCTTAACCAATTTAATTTCTAATGCCATCAAATATTCCCCTCAACATAGCACTATTTGGTTTGATTTAATTTGCCAAGATCGCCTCGCAACTTTCCAGGTAAAAGATCGGGGAATGGGCATTCCCCTCAAAGACCAAGCCCGTCTGTTTCAAACCTTCTATCGCGCCAGTAATGTGGGTGTAATTCAAGGAACAGGACTAGGACTCACTATAGTGAAAAAATGTGTGGAGCTACATGGTGGTCATATTCAATTAGAAAGTGAGCAGGGTGTTGGCACAACGGTAATTGTGACTTTACCACTGGAATGA
- a CDS encoding DUF4079 domain-containing protein: MQITDFLSLVHPAIAIIFVFPLIGTVVNFAWQTRQRRLQILAGSKSKIPPVVGGEHKQLGEKLTSAVVGLTLIGLSYPISKNIITNQLWNKTPFQVVFILLLFAATIASLVFLYRAKQRVWRGVFATLTGAGLVILGCQDGVYRRTNEWYWSHYYIGITAALLMIFSLAIVQDIYQDKSNRWRIVHTILNCIALLLFIGQGMTGTRDLLEIPLSWQEPYIYQCDFANKTCPTPNPQVGK; this comes from the coding sequence ATGCAAATAACAGATTTTCTTAGTCTTGTACATCCAGCGATCGCAATTATATTCGTGTTTCCACTCATCGGTACAGTAGTGAATTTTGCTTGGCAGACACGGCAACGCCGATTGCAAATTTTAGCTGGGAGTAAGAGCAAAATTCCTCCGGTGGTGGGTGGAGAACATAAGCAGTTAGGTGAAAAGCTAACAAGTGCAGTTGTCGGATTAACTTTAATCGGATTAAGCTACCCTATTAGCAAAAATATTATCACAAATCAATTGTGGAATAAAACACCTTTTCAAGTTGTTTTTATCCTGTTACTGTTTGCTGCCACCATCGCCTCTTTAGTATTTCTTTATCGGGCAAAGCAACGTGTATGGCGGGGAGTTTTTGCAACTTTAACTGGTGCAGGTTTAGTCATTTTAGGCTGTCAGGATGGAGTCTATCGCCGCACTAATGAGTGGTATTGGTCACATTATTATATTGGGATTACCGCAGCACTGCTGATGATTTTTTCATTAGCAATTGTTCAAGATATTTATCAAGATAAATCCAATCGCTGGCGTATAGTTCATACGATTTTAAACTGCATTGCTTTATTACTATTTATTGGACAAGGCATGACAGGCACACGAGACTTATTAGAAATTCCTCTGAGTTGGCAAGAACCCTATATTTATCAGTGTGATTTTGCTAATAAAACTTGTCCAACGCCAAATCCCCAAGTAGGAAAATAG
- a CDS encoding glycosyltransferase, whose translation MSGSKLRYKPSQNTVFKGVIQFHTATLILLGIVLFSGIIIAGWFAGEDRISGIFAQINYWQMHSPMWLEVPRIEGKYLLLPTVGCLLTVFVVMKISPIPRIWSQRLIVGMLIILTLRYVLWRSLSSLNLVDPLNGVFSLGLFFAEMLVIVNSTIQLFFMLNIKERHREADMKSLAVLSGSFVPTVDILIPTYNEPVLILRRTIIGCQALNYASKKIYLLDDTNRLEMRHLAKELGCYYIIRPDNSYAKAGNLNHAIAKTNGELIVVFDADFIPTSNFLTRTVGFFQDAKIALVQTPQSFYNADPIARNLGLENVLTHEAEVFHRQIQTSRDSSGSAICAGTSFVVRRSALEEVGGFVIESLSEDYFTGIRLSAQGYRLVYLNEKLSAGLAAENIVGYAIQRLRWGQGTLQALFIKSNPLKIPGLTFMQRLACLAALLYWFGNISRIYFLLIPLAYSFFHVIPIRSTAAELLFFFLPYYLVNLATFSWLTYRSCSGLLSDIYSLVICFPLAINTLQVMIYPFAKGFKVTPKGIVKNRYTFNWNLAIPLIFLFIATAISLWLNLNIAPETTQQMTGINLGWLWSIYNLIMIGITLLILIDAPKADMYEWFNLRRIVQLRVGGQNLWGVTTMISEAGVEIAMTQKLPINLFAHQLINIGVIEENLWLTGELVNTGFKDGSFTVRLRFKSVSLNKHRRLVEMLFCRPGQWKRQNAPGELHSLLLIFKIFLKPRILFDKKVDVRAMTVSQI comes from the coding sequence ATGTCAGGATCAAAACTTCGCTATAAACCATCTCAAAATACTGTTTTTAAGGGAGTTATTCAATTTCACACAGCAACGCTGATTTTATTAGGCATTGTTTTATTTTCTGGCATCATTATAGCAGGATGGTTCGCTGGTGAAGATAGAATTAGTGGAATTTTTGCTCAAATCAACTACTGGCAAATGCACTCACCAATGTGGTTAGAAGTTCCAAGAATAGAGGGTAAATATTTACTGCTACCCACTGTTGGATGCTTGTTAACTGTGTTTGTCGTGATGAAAATATCTCCAATACCACGGATTTGGTCGCAACGGTTAATAGTGGGAATGTTAATCATTTTAACTTTGCGGTATGTTCTGTGGCGATCGCTCTCTAGCTTAAATTTAGTAGATCCCTTGAATGGGGTATTTAGTCTAGGGTTATTTTTTGCAGAGATGTTAGTGATAGTCAATAGCACGATACAGCTATTTTTCATGTTGAATATCAAAGAACGTCACCGAGAAGCAGACATGAAATCATTAGCTGTACTCAGTGGTAGCTTTGTACCAACTGTTGATATTCTTATACCAACTTATAACGAGCCAGTTCTTATATTACGGCGGACAATTATTGGTTGTCAAGCCCTAAATTATGCAAGTAAAAAAATCTATCTTTTGGATGATACTAATCGTTTAGAAATGAGGCATTTGGCAAAAGAATTAGGTTGTTATTATATAATAAGACCTGATAATAGTTATGCGAAAGCAGGTAATTTGAATCATGCGATCGCTAAAACTAATGGAGAATTAATAGTAGTTTTTGATGCCGATTTTATCCCTACTAGTAACTTTCTCACTCGCACTGTTGGATTTTTTCAAGATGCAAAAATTGCCCTTGTACAAACACCTCAAAGCTTTTATAATGCTGACCCCATAGCCCGTAATCTAGGCTTAGAAAATGTTCTCACCCATGAAGCAGAAGTATTTCATCGCCAAATTCAGACAAGTCGTGATTCTTCAGGTAGTGCAATCTGTGCTGGTACATCCTTTGTTGTTCGTAGGAGTGCTTTAGAGGAAGTTGGGGGTTTTGTAATTGAATCTTTAAGTGAAGATTATTTCACAGGAATTCGCTTATCTGCTCAAGGCTATCGTTTAGTTTATTTAAATGAAAAGTTAAGTGCTGGTTTAGCAGCAGAAAATATCGTCGGCTATGCAATTCAACGATTAAGGTGGGGACAAGGTACACTCCAGGCACTATTTATTAAATCTAATCCTTTAAAAATTCCTGGGCTAACTTTTATGCAGAGATTAGCTTGTTTAGCAGCATTGCTATATTGGTTTGGCAATATTTCGCGTATCTATTTTCTACTTATCCCATTAGCATATTCATTTTTCCATGTAATTCCTATCCGTTCAACAGCAGCAGAATTATTATTTTTTTTCTTACCTTACTATTTAGTGAATTTAGCAACGTTTTCTTGGTTGACTTATCGTTCTTGTTCAGGTTTGCTCTCAGATATTTATTCACTAGTAATCTGTTTTCCTTTGGCAATAAATACCCTACAAGTGATGATTTATCCTTTTGCGAAAGGATTTAAAGTTACACCAAAGGGTATAGTAAAAAATCGTTATACTTTTAATTGGAATTTAGCCATACCTCTCATATTTTTGTTTATTGCTACTGCTATTAGTTTGTGGCTAAATCTAAATATTGCACCAGAAACCACTCAACAGATGACAGGTATCAATTTAGGTTGGCTGTGGAGTATTTATAATTTGATTATGATTGGTATCACTCTTTTAATTTTAATAGATGCACCAAAAGCAGATATGTATGAATGGTTTAATTTGCGGCGAATAGTGCAGTTAAGAGTTGGCGGTCAGAATTTGTGGGGTGTGACTACAATGATTTCGGAAGCAGGTGTTGAAATTGCTATGACTCAGAAGTTACCCATCAATTTATTTGCCCATCAACTAATAAATATAGGAGTTATAGAAGAAAATTTATGGCTAACTGGTGAGCTTGTGAATACTGGGTTTAAAGATGGATCTTTCACAGTGCGGCTTAGGTTTAAATCAGTAAGTTTAAATAAACATCGCCGCCTTGTAGAAATGCTATTTTGTCGTCCAGGACAGTGGAAGCGCCAGAATGCGCCAGGAGAATTACATTCGTTATTATTAATATTTAAAATTTTCCTGAAACCACGAATTCTATTTGATAAAAAAGTAGATGTAAGAGCAATGACAGTTTCTCAAATCTGA
- a CDS encoding glycosyltransferase family 39 protein produces MRRLKLTPNRLRFFIVVLLMVGIFFRFFNIDGKVYWHDETFTSLRISGYTANEVRQQIFNGRIITKESFAKFQSPNMEKGLIDTIMSLETEDPQHPPLYYIIARFWVGIFGNSVTAIRSLSAFISLLIFPSIYWLCRELFKASVWVSEVAIALMAISPIHLVYAQEAREYILWVVTILLSSASLLRALRLESKNQAPRILNWGIYAVTLALSLYTFLLSGLVTFAHGIYVITTARFRLNRTVKAYLLASLTGFFAFTPWILVVIDNLLQFDSSTAWTKMQFPLEILIKSWLLQLNRIFLDLNFGFENSISYIITPFFLTLIGYSIYFICRTTNYKIWLFVVTLIIIPALPLVLPDLIFGGIRSLSERYLLPSYLGIQLAVAYLLTTQLHNESFVRRKIWQTIIGLVIICGLVSYGVSSQAETWWSKVISYGNPQAAKIINQAAHPLLISDDSGINYGNVFSLSYLLQPKVQFQLVKAQTIPNIPDEFTDIFLLNPSDSWRKQIERNYQYKTNVLYSDNHYLLWKVENPHSLH; encoded by the coding sequence ATGCGGCGTCTCAAACTTACACCAAATAGGTTGCGGTTTTTCATTGTCGTTTTATTAATGGTTGGGATATTTTTTCGCTTTTTTAACATTGACGGCAAAGTTTATTGGCATGATGAGACTTTTACTTCATTACGGATTTCTGGTTATACGGCAAACGAAGTAAGGCAGCAAATATTTAATGGTCGCATAATTACTAAAGAAAGTTTTGCCAAATTCCAAAGTCCTAATATGGAAAAGGGCTTAATTGACACAATTATGTCTTTGGAAACAGAAGATCCACAGCATCCCCCACTGTATTATATAATCGCTCGGTTTTGGGTGGGAATCTTTGGTAATTCGGTGACGGCTATCAGAAGTTTATCTGCCTTTATCAGCTTGTTGATTTTTCCGAGTATTTATTGGCTATGTCGAGAATTATTTAAAGCATCGGTGTGGGTATCAGAGGTTGCGATCGCACTCATGGCAATCTCCCCTATTCACCTAGTGTACGCCCAAGAAGCACGAGAATACATTCTCTGGGTGGTAACTATATTACTATCCAGCGCCTCGTTGCTACGAGCATTACGACTGGAATCAAAAAATCAAGCACCACGCATATTAAATTGGGGAATCTATGCAGTCACTTTAGCACTCAGCCTTTACACATTTTTGTTGAGTGGATTAGTAACATTTGCTCATGGAATTTATGTAATTACCACTGCCAGATTTAGGTTAAATCGGACAGTGAAAGCTTATCTATTAGCATCTTTAACAGGGTTTTTCGCCTTCACACCTTGGATATTAGTTGTAATAGATAATTTGTTGCAATTTGACAGTTCAACAGCCTGGACAAAAATGCAGTTTCCCCTAGAGATTTTAATTAAATCTTGGCTTTTACAGTTGAACCGGATTTTTCTTGATTTAAACTTTGGTTTTGAAAATTCCATTAGCTATATAATTACACCATTTTTTTTAACACTTATTGGATATTCTATTTATTTTATTTGTCGGACAACTAACTATAAAATCTGGTTGTTTGTTGTCACCTTGATTATAATTCCTGCACTACCTTTGGTGCTACCAGATTTAATCTTTGGGGGTATACGCTCACTTTCCGAACGTTATTTATTGCCTTCTTATTTGGGCATTCAATTAGCTGTTGCCTATCTCCTGACTACGCAGCTACATAATGAGAGTTTTGTACGCCGAAAAATTTGGCAGACAATTATAGGATTAGTGATTATTTGTGGGTTAGTTTCTTATGGAGTGAGTTCCCAAGCTGAAACTTGGTGGAGTAAGGTGATTAGCTATGGTAATCCACAAGCTGCAAAAATTATTAATCAGGCTGCTCATCCACTTTTGATTAGTGATGATTCTGGTATTAATTATGGGAATGTCTTTTCTCTCAGCTATCTTTTACAGCCAAAAGTGCAGTTTCAATTAGTAAAAGCTCAAACTATCCCAAATATTCCTGATGAGTTCACTGATATTTTTTTACTAAATCCTTCAGATAGCTGGCGCAAGCAAATAGAAAGAAATTATCAGTATAAAACAAATGTTTTATATAGTGACAATCATTACTTGCTCTGGAAAGTAGAAAATCCTCACTCATTGCACTAG
- a CDS encoding glycosyltransferase family 39 protein, with amino-acid sequence MHHLKLIPSWLRFLIIFLLAMGILFRFFNLDGKVYWHDETYASLRISGYTKTEAKQQLFNNRVIGGESFTQFQGANPEKSLNDTIMSLAKQDPQHPPLYYIIARLWMEVFGNSVTAIRSLSACISLLVFPCVYWLCRELFNVPLSVSGVAMPAASVAIALMAISPIHLVYAQEAQEYILWLVTILLSSASLLRAMQVEDELAKERQRPDLFAIWSIYAVTLAISLYTFLWSVFVALAHGIYVMIVAKFQFTETVRTYLIASMVGFLAFMPWITVVIGNFFQFLISADKTTSQSSLMTVFPFLLMQVSRIFFDINLTSENSLNYLITPIFLSLVGYAIYFLCQTTNYKVWSFIITLIVVPALPLIMPDLIAGVIRSSIEPYLIPAYLGIQLAVAYLLATQIYNGSVSRRSIWHTIMALVIICGLISFKVSSQAETWWNKGMNYGNPQVAQIINQANRPLLISDALGNNYGNVFSLSYLLEPKVRFLLVNNQKTPKIPNGFTDVFLLNPSDTWRETIEKKYKLKTDIVYSDDYYSIWKLTKNRNLRRRNMSPNNQLSASL; translated from the coding sequence ATGCACCATCTCAAATTGATTCCGAGTTGGTTGCGATTTTTAATTATTTTCTTATTGGCGATGGGTATTTTGTTTCGCTTCTTTAACCTTGATGGCAAAGTTTACTGGCATGATGAAACTTATGCCTCATTGCGGATTTCTGGTTACACAAAAACTGAAGCGAAACAGCAACTTTTTAATAATCGTGTCATTGGTGGAGAAAGTTTTACCCAGTTTCAAGGTGCAAATCCAGAAAAAAGCTTAAATGACACAATTATGTCTTTGGCAAAACAAGATCCACAGCATCCACCGTTGTATTACATCATAGCCAGATTGTGGATGGAAGTCTTTGGTAATTCGGTGACGGCGATTAGAAGTTTATCTGCCTGTATTAGTTTGCTGGTTTTCCCTTGTGTTTATTGGCTATGCCGAGAATTATTTAATGTGCCATTATCGGTTTCTGGTGTTGCGATGCCTGCGGCGAGCGTAGCCATCGCACTCATGGCCATCTCTCCAATTCACTTAGTATACGCCCAAGAAGCACAAGAATATATTCTTTGGTTAGTCACGATCTTACTATCCAGTGCGTCTTTACTGCGAGCGATGCAGGTAGAAGATGAGCTAGCAAAAGAACGACAACGACCAGATTTATTTGCTATCTGGAGCATTTATGCAGTAACTTTAGCCATTAGTCTTTATACATTTCTTTGGAGTGTATTTGTAGCACTTGCTCACGGCATTTATGTAATGATCGTCGCCAAATTTCAGTTTACTGAAACTGTCAGAACTTATCTGATAGCATCAATGGTAGGTTTTTTAGCCTTCATGCCTTGGATAACAGTTGTAATCGGTAATTTTTTTCAATTTTTGATTTCAGCAGATAAAACAACTTCACAGTCATCTTTAATGACTGTATTTCCATTTTTACTAATGCAGGTAAGCCGGATTTTTTTTGATATCAACCTTACTTCAGAAAATTCTTTAAACTATTTAATTACACCAATATTTTTAAGTTTGGTAGGATATGCAATTTATTTTCTTTGTCAAACAACTAACTATAAAGTCTGGTCTTTTATCATCACATTAATTGTAGTACCAGCATTACCCCTAATAATGCCAGATTTAATTGCTGGGGTTATACGATCATCTATCGAACCATATTTAATACCAGCTTATTTAGGAATCCAATTAGCTGTTGCTTATCTACTAGCTACACAAATATATAATGGGAGCGTGTCACGCCGGAGCATTTGGCACACAATCATGGCATTAGTGATTATTTGTGGTCTAATTTCTTTTAAGGTGAGTTCCCAGGCAGAAACTTGGTGGAATAAAGGTATGAACTATGGTAATCCACAAGTTGCCCAAATCATTAATCAGGCGAATCGTCCACTTTTGATTAGTGATGCTTTGGGTAATAATTATGGGAATGTTTTTTCTCTCAGCTATCTTTTAGAACCAAAAGTGCGATTTCTGTTGGTGAATAATCAAAAAACGCCTAAAATCCCTAATGGGTTTACTGATGTGTTTTTACTTAATCCTTCAGACACTTGGCGCGAAACAATTGAAAAAAAATATAAGCTAAAGACAGATATCGTTTATAGTGATGACTATTATTCGATCTGGAAACTTACTAAAAATCGTAATTTGCGCCGACGTAATATGTCGCCAAATAATCAATTATCTGCTAGTTTATAG
- a CDS encoding GNAT family N-acetyltransferase, with protein sequence MEVSGRNINYSLNPLPPLEDFPVLQTEKYTLRLASTKEELESIFRLRFEVFNLELGLGLSTSNFTQMDIDKFDAVCHHLILFSKQTGKTIGTYRMQTYTMASQRLGFDAADIFNLNGIPDSVLRVSVEVGRACIAKEYRNSQALLLLWEGLANYLIWSKNQYFFGCASLLTQCPWQATCAYDYFRQNGLMHPSILVYPNSQSSLQLPQDCPDSYNFEIPKILQAYLNIGAKICSVPAIDSQFKTIDFLTISNSKDFARWRYQIL encoded by the coding sequence ATGGAAGTTTCTGGACGCAACATCAATTACTCACTGAATCCTCTTCCGCCTCTTGAAGATTTTCCCGTCCTTCAAACTGAAAAATATACCCTACGGCTGGCGTCAACTAAAGAAGAATTAGAATCAATTTTTCGGTTGCGCTTTGAAGTTTTTAATCTGGAACTAGGCTTAGGATTATCTACTTCTAACTTTACCCAGATGGATATAGATAAGTTTGATGCGGTTTGTCATCATTTAATCTTGTTCTCCAAACAAACGGGTAAAACCATTGGAACTTATCGGATGCAAACCTATACAATGGCTTCTCAAAGACTAGGCTTTGATGCTGCCGATATATTTAATCTTAATGGAATTCCTGATTCTGTGCTGCGAGTATCTGTAGAAGTTGGACGTGCATGTATAGCTAAAGAATATCGCAACAGTCAGGCACTTTTATTACTCTGGGAAGGGCTGGCAAATTATCTGATCTGGAGTAAAAATCAATATTTCTTTGGATGTGCATCATTACTAACACAATGTCCTTGGCAAGCTACTTGCGCTTATGACTATTTTCGGCAGAATGGCTTGATGCATCCGAGTATTTTGGTCTATCCAAATTCACAATCTTCTCTACAACTCCCTCAAGATTGTCCAGATTCATATAATTTTGAAATTCCGAAAATTTTGCAGGCATATTTGAATATTGGAGCTAAAATATGCAGTGTCCCGGCTATTGATTCACAGTTTAAGACTATTGATTTTTTAACTATATCTAATAGTAAAGACTTTGCTAGATGGCGTTACCAAATTTTGTAA
- a CDS encoding NAD(+) kinase, translating into MQLKQVIIAYKARDARSKQWAEICAKQLESRDCQVLMGPSGPKDNPYPVFLASAGQPIDLALVLGGDGTVLTSARHLAPAGIPILGVNVGGHLGFLTESVEEFQDTEKVWDRLFEDRYAIQRRMMLQAAVYEGHGSNLEPVSERYLSLNEFCVKPASADRMITSILEMEIDGEVVDQYVGDGLIISTPTGSTGYTVSANGPIMHDGMEAITVTPICAMSLSSRPLVLPPGSVVSIWPLGDYDLSTKLWTDGVLGTSIWPGHRVDVRMAECRAKFIILRENNSYYQTLREKLLWAGTRVHYSNNHRN; encoded by the coding sequence GTGCAACTAAAGCAGGTAATCATTGCTTATAAAGCGCGGGATGCCCGGAGTAAACAATGGGCAGAAATCTGTGCGAAACAACTAGAAAGTCGCGATTGCCAAGTGTTGATGGGGCCTAGCGGGCCGAAAGACAACCCCTATCCAGTCTTTTTGGCTTCGGCGGGTCAACCAATCGATCTCGCTTTGGTACTCGGTGGCGATGGTACTGTTTTAACCAGTGCCAGACATTTAGCCCCAGCTGGCATCCCTATTTTGGGAGTGAATGTGGGAGGTCATCTGGGGTTTTTAACTGAGTCGGTGGAAGAGTTTCAGGATACAGAGAAAGTTTGGGATCGGCTGTTTGAGGATCGCTATGCTATCCAACGACGGATGATGTTACAAGCTGCGGTGTATGAGGGTCATGGGTCTAATTTGGAACCTGTGAGCGAACGTTACCTCTCTTTGAATGAATTTTGTGTCAAACCCGCCTCAGCTGACCGAATGATTACCTCAATTCTGGAAATGGAAATCGACGGTGAGGTGGTCGATCAATATGTCGGGGATGGGTTGATTATTTCCACTCCCACAGGTTCTACTGGTTACACTGTTTCTGCTAATGGGCCAATTATGCATGATGGTATGGAGGCGATTACCGTCACTCCTATTTGTGCAATGAGCCTTTCTAGTCGCCCTCTTGTTTTACCCCCTGGTTCTGTGGTGAGTATTTGGCCTTTGGGGGATTACGACTTGAGTACCAAGCTGTGGACAGATGGGGTTTTAGGGACTTCAATTTGGCCGGGACACCGCGTTGATGTGCGGATGGCAGAGTGTCGGGCTAAATTTATTATTTTGCGCGAGAACAATTCCTACTATCAGACGCTACGGGAGAAGTTGCTGTGGGCAGGTACAAGAGTTCACTACAGCAATAATCATCGTAATTAA
- the nuoK gene encoding NADH-quinone oxidoreductase subunit NuoK, with protein MQLQYFLLLAAALFCIGIYGLITSRNAVRVLMSIELLLNAVNLNLMAFSNFLDSTLIKGQVFTVFVITVAAAEAAVGLAIVLAIYRNRDTVDMEQFNLLKW; from the coding sequence ATGCAACTCCAGTACTTTTTATTACTAGCAGCAGCTTTATTCTGCATCGGCATCTACGGTTTAATTACCAGCCGCAACGCTGTGCGGGTGCTGATGTCAATTGAGTTACTGCTCAATGCTGTTAATCTGAATTTAATGGCATTTTCCAACTTCCTCGACTCAACATTAATTAAGGGTCAGGTTTTCACAGTATTTGTGATTACCGTGGCCGCAGCCGAGGCGGCGGTGGGTTTAGCGATCGTGCTGGCCATTTATCGCAACCGCGATACCGTCGATATGGAGCAGTTTAATCTCCTGAAGTGGTAA
- a CDS encoding NADH-quinone oxidoreductase subunit J, producing MNLAEGVQLVSLGILGVMMIGAAIGVVLFSNIVYSAFLLGGVFISIAGIYLLLNADFVAAAQILIYVGAVNVLILFAIMLVNKRQDFVAFPNSWVRKVLTGLVSVGLFGLLSTMVLATPWAYSTPAVAGGESSIVLIGEHFFTDFLLPFELASILLLIAMVGAIILARREYLPDQLTRSNVGQTVLTLQERPRELVSTTSETKE from the coding sequence GTGAATTTAGCAGAAGGAGTACAGTTAGTATCACTTGGCATACTAGGCGTGATGATGATTGGGGCAGCTATTGGTGTGGTGCTGTTCTCCAACATTGTCTATTCTGCCTTTTTGCTAGGGGGTGTGTTCATCAGCATAGCGGGAATCTACCTGTTGCTAAATGCTGATTTTGTTGCAGCTGCACAAATACTAATTTACGTTGGGGCAGTTAACGTGTTGATTTTGTTTGCCATTATGTTGGTGAACAAACGGCAGGATTTTGTAGCATTTCCTAACTCTTGGGTACGGAAAGTACTTACAGGTCTAGTCAGTGTAGGATTGTTTGGTCTTTTAAGTACGATGGTGCTGGCTACTCCTTGGGCTTACTCAACTCCTGCTGTAGCAGGTGGTGAAAGTTCTATTGTTTTGATTGGCGAACATTTCTTCACTGACTTTTTATTACCTTTTGAATTGGCTTCCATTTTGCTGCTGATAGCGATGGTAGGAGCAATTATTTTGGCACGTCGCGAGTATTTGCCAGATCAACTGACACGATCCAATGTGGGGCAAACTGTTTTGACTTTACAAGAACGCCCCAGAGAACTAGTATCAACAACTAGCGAAACAAAAGAGTAA
- the ndhI gene encoding NAD(P)H-quinone oxidoreductase subunit I, translating into MLKFLKQVGDYAKETVQAARYIGQGLSVTFDHMRRRPITVQYPYEKLIPGERFRGRIHFEFDKCIACEVCVRVCPINLPVVDWEFDKASKKKKLNHYSIDFGVCIFCGNCVEFCPTNCLSMTEEYELATYDRHELNYDNVALGRLPYKVTDDPMVTPLRELVYLPKGVLEPHGLPADAPRAGARPEDLVEQTEK; encoded by the coding sequence ATGCTAAAGTTCCTGAAACAAGTTGGTGATTACGCCAAAGAAACGGTACAAGCTGCGCGATACATTGGTCAGGGGCTTTCTGTCACCTTTGACCACATGCGGCGGCGTCCAATTACTGTACAGTACCCTTACGAAAAACTGATTCCTGGCGAACGGTTTCGCGGTAGAATTCACTTTGAATTTGATAAGTGCATCGCCTGCGAAGTCTGTGTTCGCGTTTGTCCGATTAACCTGCCTGTAGTAGATTGGGAATTCGACAAAGCCAGCAAAAAGAAAAAACTCAACCACTACAGCATTGACTTTGGAGTTTGTATCTTTTGCGGTAATTGTGTGGAATTTTGCCCAACTAACTGTCTATCCATGACAGAAGAGTATGAGCTTGCCACTTACGATCGCCATGAATTGAACTATGACAACGTAGCACTAGGTCGTCTGCCTTATAAGGTAACAGATGATCCAATGGTTACACCACTGCGCGAACTAGTTTACCTACCCAAAGGCGTCCTCGAACCACATGGACTGCCCGCAGATGCGCCACGTGCAGGGGCGCGTCCAGAAGACCTGGTAGAACAAACAGAAAAATAA